A single genomic interval of Scylla paramamosain isolate STU-SP2022 chromosome 4, ASM3559412v1, whole genome shotgun sequence harbors:
- the LOC135099856 gene encoding E3 ubiquitin-protein ligase Topors-like — protein sequence MPSPREKHHGGDTSSGKGLDSGKPGSENKNSQGSPPRSPASTGSLISDDTCPICLGNITDKCMANSCHHCFCLVCLKEWSKQKAVCPLCKERFTKIIYDIRSDTEFKEWKVPRFEQHHPITNFHSFFVPDRRFFGYRTTNFPGAATLRRQHPGNTTSIVDAIPPGPREHTSASYNLRGSSFFRLNIYLNNEWVQPIADITGRYRQSSPQLYQEQPALTHRLVPWVNRELAALLHSARIGVVLAEVMDLIERYPINSREFRRAVRPHLGSRTRHFVHEFYNFARSPYDMVGHDNAARYVTRYGFDDESSSESSSSEDSDAVVEVDVQGNPVTSTTSRAQQGSAVAPDTVEREETLTQEGSVLISSDESSTEEIPQQSNLFMQSHFSENRNPDPPVSSSYMMNQLVGRARSFLNSINEGASTSVAEDATTRSNVRKTLKREVPSDSDDSDACIIVEEVNKRQQTPEIITLDSEEEKSMPSFPMNGKQFEKKYGHNSRNDGGSSHQQRKGKKKPSLNRTNFPIFLSQSSATACSRMSIRDHSYCNVQEAAAFTCNVRQRVDQSPSSEGTLHNYNAIKTVQKDTHKGFIISSDSETSVQTQQRKKIRHKEKSKTRKTVGAQKNEEVRRGDGCGSSSWHDTNSPAREKFSPIRKRRKDHKSKVKSSSQSHLWTSHKKHSCNRLYVSETSSNSWCNSDNVWTPPSSSTTERSSSRDGHDGQDGSSSECSSVARKFHHKGKKGDHSNSKSKYFSKRGKHKKKDKHKEKSKKVKKGKHKKKCKSKRTTCSSSSDSDSVSDSSEEKIIRHKKKRRRIKESSSSLPPSDLRNKSRRIRCTCSD from the coding sequence ATGCCATCCCCAAGAGAGAAACATCATGGAGGTGACACTTCATCAGGCAAAGGGTTGGATTCAGGCAAGCCTGGAAGTGAGAACAAGAACTCACAAGGAAGCCCACCTAGAAGCCCAGCTAGCACCGGTTCTCTTATATCAGATGACACATGTCCCATCTGCCTGGGCAACATCACTGACAAGTGTATGGCAAACTCTTGTCATCACTGTTTTTGTTTGGTGTGCCTCAAGGAATGGTCAAAGCAAAAGGCAGTGTGTCCATTGTGTAAAGAACGCTTCACCAAAATCATTTATGATATCAGGTCTGATACAGAGTTCAAGGAATGGAAAGTACCTAGGTTTGAGCAACATCATCCCATTACCaacttccattcattttttgtCCCTGACAGAAGATTCTTCGGTTATAGAACAACAAATTTTCCAGGAGCAGCTACTTTACGCCGTCAGCATCCAGGAAACACAACATCCATTGTTGATGCCATCCCTCCAGGTCCTCGAGAACACACCTCAGCTTCATATAATTTGCGAGGCTCCTCTTTCTTTCGACTTAATATTTACCTTAATAATGAATGGGTCCAGCCCATTGCAGATATAACTGGAAGATATAGACAGAGCTCACCACAGCTTTATCAAGAGCAGCCAGCTCTTACCCATCGTCTTGTACCGTGGGTTAATAGAGAGCTGGCTGCACTCTTACATTCTGCCAGAATTGGGGTAGTACTGGCAGAGGTTATGGATCTCATTGAGAGATACCCCATTAATTCTCGTGAGTTTCGACGGGCTGTACGGCCACACCTTGGTAGTCGCACTAGGCATTTTGTCCATGAATTTTACAATTTTGCTCGATCTCCATATGACATGGTAGGCCATGATAATGCTGCTCGTTATGTGACACGGTATGGTTTTGATGATGAGAGCAGCAGTGAAAGTAGTAGCTCTGAAGACAGTGATGCAGTAGTAGAAGTTGATGTGCAAGGGAATCCTGTTACTTCTACCACTAGTAGGGCACAACAAGGTTCTGCAGTTGCACCAGACACTGTTGAGAGGGAAGAAACCCTCACTCAAGAAGGATCTGTATTGATTAGCAGTGATGAAAGTTCCACAGAAGAAATCCCACAGCAATCAAATTTGTTTATGCAGTCACATTTCAGTGAAAATCGTAACCCAGACCCTCCTGTGTCATCTTCCTACATGATGAATCAGCTAGTAGGACGTGCAAGGAGTTTCCTTAACTCGATCAATGAAGGTGCTTCTACATCAGTAGCTGAAGATGCAACAACCAGAAGTAATGTGAGAAAGACATTGAAGAGAGAAGTTCCATCAGATAGTGATGATTCAGATGCTTGCATCATTGTTGAAGAAGTGAATAAGAGACAGCAAACTCCAGAGATCATCACTTTAGACAGCGAAGAAGAAAAATCCAtgccatcctttcctatgaatgGGAAGCAGTTTGAAAAGAAATATGGCCATAACTCAAGAAATGATGGTGGGAGTTCTCATCaacaaaggaaaggtaaaaagaaaccTAGTTTAAACCGAACAaactttcccatttttctttcacagtCTAGTGCTACTGCCTGTTCCAGGATGTCGATTAGAGATCATAGCTATTGTAATGTGCAAGAGGCCGCAGCATTTACTTGTAATGTCAGGCAAAGAGTTGATCAGTCTCCCTCATCAGAAGGTACATTGCATAACTACAACGCTATAAAAACTGTGCAAAAGGACACCCATAAAGGATTTATTATATCTTCAGACAGTGAAACCAGTGTTCAGacccaacaaaggaaaaaaattaggcATAAAGAAAAGTCTAAAACTAGAAAGACTGTTGGTGCacagaagaatgaggaagtaagaagaggagatggttgTGGCTCAAGTTCCTGGCATGATACAAATTCACCAGCAAGGGAAAAGTTTTCAcctataagaaaaagaaggaaggaccaCAAATCCAAAGTAAAAAGCTCATCACAGTCACACCTTTGGACATCTCACAAGAAGCATAGTTGTAACCGCCTCTATGTTTCTGAAACTTCAAGTAACAGTTGGTGTAATTCAGATAATGTGTGGACACCTCCATCTTCCAGTACGACAGAGAGAAGTTCCTCCAGAGATGGTCATGATGGGCAAGATGGATCCTCAAGTGAATGCTCTTCAGTTGCAAGGAAATTTCAtcacaagggaaagaaaggtgatCATAGTAATTCAAAATCAAAGTATTTCAGTAAGAGAGgtaaacataagaaaaaggataagcataaagagaaaagtaaaaaagttaaaaaaggaaaacataagaaaaaatgtaagtCAAAAAGGACTACCTGTAGCTCAAGCTCAGATTCGGATTCTGTGTCAGATTCATCAGAAGAGAAGATTATcagacataaaaagaaaaggaggagaatcaAAGAGTCTAGCTCAAGTTTACCCCCATCTGACCTGAGAAATAAAAGTAGGAGAATCAGGTGCACTTGTTCTGACTGA